The Desulfatibacillum aliphaticivorans DSM 15576 genome segment GCGCAAGCAGGGCATTCCCATTCCCGACACCGAGCCTGAAGACGTCAAAAAGCGCATCCTGGTGGTGGACGACGACCCCATTATTGTGGAAACCATTGTCCAGGCTCTGGAAGAAGACGCCTTCGACTACGAGGTCATTTCCGCTTCCGACGGGTTCGAGGCCGGGTTGCAGGTCAACCATTTCAAGCCTCATCTGCTCATTCTGGACATCATGATGCCCGACATCAAGGGTTACGAAGTCTGCCGAAAAATCAAAACCGGCGAGGAAACCAAAGACACCAAGATCATTGTTCTGTCCGCGTATCTGGACGAGGAAAAATTCGCCAAGATGAAGGAATACGGCGCGGACGTCTGCTTTTCCAAACCCTTGCCCCTGGCTCAGCTTAAGGGGGAGGTGGCCCGCCTGCTCGGGCTTGAGGAATAATCCGCCGCCGGCGTCTCCCGGAAAAACCGGACGCCGGAGCGAACTTCGGCCGCCCCCAAGGCCGGAAGGAGGCAGGCATGAAACTCAAGGAAGCATTGGACAAAAAACTCTTTGTGGTCACCTCGGAAGTTCAGGCCCCGTTTGACGAAAATCCCCAGGAGCTTCTGGACAACCTCAAGCAGATTCGCGGCCGGGTGGACGGGGTTTCCATTGCGGAATCCGACAT includes the following:
- a CDS encoding response regulator, which gives rise to MEDILTVFKASQICNVSPKTIINWIESGHIPAYKTVGGHRRIKKDDLEAFMRKQGIPIPDTEPEDVKKRILVVDDDPIIVETIVQALEEDAFDYEVISASDGFEAGLQVNHFKPHLLILDIMMPDIKGYEVCRKIKTGEETKDTKIIVLSAYLDEEKFAKMKEYGADVCFSKPLPLAQLKGEVARLLGLEE